DNA from Archaeoglobus veneficus SNP6:
ACTTAAACCCTGGATAGGTTTAAATGGTTTTCCGTGCCTTCTCGTACTGTTTTATCAGGTACTGGATAACCTTGTCGTAGCTCAATCTTACGCCAATTTCCTTTTCTATGTCCTCTTTGATCCTGTCCAGAGGCCTTAAGGCCTCTATCATGTGCTGGATAGCGCGGTTATAGCTCAGGTTTTTCATTCCGGTATCTTCCTCAATCTTTTCCTTAATTTTATCAAGATCCTGGAGCGTTTTCATGGTTACAGATATGCCGAAACTCATTAAAACCACCACAGGAAGACTATTTTATTGAGTACTGAGATTGACGCCATTTTCAGACTTACACAAAATCCAAAGCCAATACATTGAGCATCTACAACCAGAATCTTCATAACCTACCTCCTTATCAAATATAACCAAACTTCACGGGATCTTGCACAGCTCCTGCAACCTGTTATAAGTCTTGATCTTATCATCCATAATGCTCCGTTATCCTCTTTACCTCGCCGGCCCTGATTACGCGATATTCGCCGTTTTTGTGATTGTACTCAAGGACGTCGTGCTCCGCGAGAGAAGCGTTAAGCTCCTGGAAGTTGGGTATGAAACGCTCGATATACTTGATATCCTGCGGAATGAACCAGCGGAAGATATACGTCCTATCACACTGGCTCCAAACAAGCTTTGAAAACTCCTGGATCCTCTGCGTTGTGAATACCATGCTCAGGCCCTTACCTCTTCCCTCACGGACAAACAGCTCGATGATAGGTTCAAGGTTCCACTGACTGGCGAGGTGGTGAGCCTCTTCAACTATAACGACTCTGTTACGGTCATTGTAGTAGATAACCTCCAGGAGCTGTAGGTACTGCTGCTTTAACTCATCAGTAAGTGTTCGCTCCGTCGGCCTGATAACCAGGTAATCTTTAGACAGCACCCTGAACCAGTTATAAGCCGTGCTTGGCATAACCTTAACTTCGTGGACGTCCTTCATTGCTGTCAGGCCGCGGAGGTTATCGCTCTTTGTGTCCAGGACGATGAAACGCCTGCGGAGCCTGCGGAGTTCCTCGCAGATGTAGCCTGTGAAATAGCTCTTACCGGAGCCTGTAACTCCGGCAATAAGCCAGCGGAAATTATGCGGAAAGTCTATTTTCGCCGGCATGCTCTTCCTGGTTCTCTTCTTTAGGCTTCGCTCTCGCCTTAACCTGCTCTATCTTCATGTATGCGATAGCTCCGACCATCGTCCCTGCAGCGAGCAGGCCGAGAAGCGGATGGTCAGCCGGAAGCTGCGGAACGTAGTAATCGATTACCTTAACGACGGCCTCACCGAACCCAATTTCTGATATCTCCTCCGGCCTTACCTTGTCGCTCTCCTTGATCTCGACTTCGTACTTCTCGCCGGTTATCGTGATGATCCTGTTGATCAGAAACGCCGTTCCTCTGTCGATAACCTGAGCGAACGGCTTTAACGCCTCTTCAGTCCTAACCTCCTGCTGGTCAGCAGCCTGTTCCACAGGCTGGAGCTGCTCGGCTCCAGGCTGCGGCTGCTGGCCTGAGATTATAAACTCCTGAGTTAGATCCTCACCCATCCCTATCCAGCCTCCTGATTACAAAATCAATTTCCAGGTCCTCAATAACCAGCTTACCTTTCAGGCCTCCGCTCTTCAGCTTCTCGGTCTTGATGCCGAGCTGATTCATCAGCGCAGTGATGATCGGGTTCATGGGTATTCATCTCCGAAGTGATGAAAGCCAGGCTGGCCCTCATCCTTCTCCTGCTCAGGTTCTACCTTCCTCGCAAACAGCTTCAGATAGGCGATGTATGCCAGCGATGCAACTGCTCCGAGAACCAGAAGGATATTTACGGCCCTTCTCAGCCTGGACTTTTTCGGTGGCTCCTGCTGCTGTGGTGGCTGTGGCTGTGGTGCCGGCTTGCTGTCCAGGATGGGTTCGCCGGCGACGTCCCTGGTCAGGTCGGCAGGTTCATCATTCTGCTGCGGAGGTTCATCATTCGCGGCAGGCTCAGGCTCTACCTCCTTAACCTTATATCTCTTGCATTTCGGACATTGCGGCCTTTTCGCGTTGCTTTCCCAGACATGGCCACAGTTCAAACATTCATACACAGTCATGCCATCACCGGATGAAATTTTCAAGCTCATCATCTTAAATGATGAATAGCGAAAGGTTATGTTTCATCATGCTATCTCTATATGGTTGTCAGGTGGGAGCTCCTCAGGCTCTTCCTCTTCGCAGTCTTCCACGACGCCGATGAGATTGTCCAGGTAAAAGTGAAAGTGGAAGCCCTGGTTACAGAGGAGGTACCACTCGGTAATGCAACCGGCGATAAATCCAAGGCCGAAGAATGCGAGCAGCCAGGAGACTTCGATCACTCTGAGGCCTCCCATGGAGTTCCTATAACCTCTACCTCCTGTCGGAGCCTCTGCCTGGCTTCCTCACTGAGGGAATAGTCATGTTGCTTGACCAGTACGAGCCTCTTACCTCCTCTTCCTGGTGATGTTTCCTGGATGAGCTCAGCATCAAAATCGACGTACCTTGAATAAACGTGCATCAGCAACCTCGCATCAGGTGGGTGTATTTTCATTCCGAGTTCGCCGGCAATCTCTATAATCTCTTTATAGGTGCTCCTCTCCGGCAGCCTGGCGTATATCTCCTTAACCCTCTGATAATCCAACCTCCTGCTCCTGGTCCATTTACCGTCCATTTCCTGTCTGAGATACAGGAACCTGCCATCAACGGCATATTTGAAGTGGCCGGCATCTATCCAGGTTAGTTTGGTTTCTTCCTCAGGCTCGGCCTCAGACTCCTCTTTACTTCCGTTGGATTCCAACGGATAAAT
Protein-coding regions in this window:
- a CDS encoding helicase HerA domain-containing protein, which produces MPAKIDFPHNFRWLIAGVTGSGKSYFTGYICEELRRLRRRFIVLDTKSDNLRGLTAMKDVHEVKVMPSTAYNWFRVLSKDYLVIRPTERTLTDELKQQYLQLLEVIYYNDRNRVVIVEEAHHLASQWNLEPIIELFVREGRGKGLSMVFTTQRIQEFSKLVWSQCDRTYIFRWFIPQDIKYIERFIPNFQELNASLAEHDVLEYNHKNGEYRVIRAGEVKRITEHYG